A window from Hymenobacter volaticus encodes these proteins:
- the pnuC gene encoding nicotinamide riboside transporter PnuC yields the protein MQSLYEFWTAAVGNSPLEWVAVLTGFACVWLAARESLWNFPIAIVSCGLYIVVYLRAGLYSDSMLQVMFIALSVYGWYEWLYGGRGKTELPVSHTRRREWVACALFVVAFTVGFGYYLDYKTDATVPHWDSFTTAVSMAAQYQLMRKRLENWWLWILVDIIYVPILWYKHLYPTSALYALYLGLAVYGYLAWRRAMHKEQLQIQEAE from the coding sequence GTGCAGTCGTTATACGAGTTTTGGACTGCCGCCGTCGGCAATAGTCCGCTAGAGTGGGTGGCCGTGCTGACGGGGTTTGCCTGCGTGTGGCTGGCCGCCCGCGAGTCGCTCTGGAATTTCCCTATTGCTATTGTAAGCTGCGGCCTCTACATCGTGGTTTATCTGCGTGCCGGATTGTATTCCGACTCTATGCTTCAGGTGATGTTTATCGCGCTGAGTGTGTACGGCTGGTATGAATGGCTCTACGGCGGGCGCGGCAAAACCGAGTTGCCGGTGTCGCACACGCGGCGCCGGGAGTGGGTGGCTTGTGCGCTGTTTGTGGTGGCGTTTACGGTCGGCTTTGGCTATTATTTAGACTATAAAACCGATGCTACTGTGCCGCATTGGGACAGTTTCACTACGGCGGTCAGCATGGCGGCGCAATACCAACTTATGCGCAAACGCCTGGAAAACTGGTGGCTCTGGATTTTGGTGGACATTATCTACGTGCCTATTCTGTGGTACAAGCACCTTTATCCGACTAGTGCCCTCTACGCCCTCTACCTCGGCTTAGCCGTGTATGGCTACCTAGCATGGCGCCGCGCCATGCACAAAGAGCAGCTACAAATTCAGGAAGCAGAATAG
- a CDS encoding rhodanese-like domain-containing protein encodes MLPELTPEELNRRLSSGEDIQLIDVRQPEEYEYCRIEGSHLIPLGDLPHRVDELDETRPIVLICHHGVRSMQALAYLQHRHDKTNLLNLRGGIHAWSLRVDPSVAVY; translated from the coding sequence ATGCTCCCTGAACTCACACCCGAAGAACTGAATCGACGCCTTTCCTCCGGCGAAGACATTCAGCTTATTGATGTGCGGCAGCCCGAAGAATACGAGTATTGCCGCATCGAGGGCAGCCACCTAATTCCGCTTGGTGACCTGCCCCACCGAGTAGACGAGCTAGACGAGACGCGCCCTATCGTTCTGATCTGTCACCACGGTGTGCGCTCCATGCAAGCCCTGGCTTACCTCCAGCATCGCCACGATAAAACCAACCTGCTGAATCTGCGCGGCGGTATCCACGCCTGGAGTTTGCGCGTGGACCCATCGGTGGCTGTGTATTAA
- the hrpB gene encoding ATP-dependent helicase HrpB — protein MHFPDLPITAALPDLLSALATHERVVLQAPPGAGKTTVVPLALLEAAWRDGGRILVLEPRQLAARAAANRLAKLLGETVGETVGYRVRLESKVSARTRIEVITEGILTRLIQDDPALEGVAAVVFDEFHERSLRADLGLALTLDVQAVLRPELRILVMSATLEAERLGSWLNAPVVSSAGFLFPVETHYLSPRQAAVGGTRPAERVAALVPTAVREALRTHSEGDVLVFLPGLADLRRVADKLEPALPETTRLHLLHGELPLEQQDAALRPAPAGYRKVVLSTAIAETSLTIEGVQVVVDGGFARVPRFQARTGFTTLETVPVSQAAADQRRGRAGRLGPGTCYRLWTTAEHAALPAHLPPEILTADLSGLALELALWGATPAGLRWLDTPPTPALALANDLLRRLGAVEATADKQLDSVVNEDYAASTAIANVSPSVPIKPTAHGRALARLGLAPRLGHLVVRGHELGHGPAAAALAALLSERDVLRAADAHPTPPDLRLRFETIAHGRPALPGLLVQHNTLHRVRDAARNLRQRCGIRDTATSADADAAGLLTALTYPDRIAQRETTDRVRLATGQRVLLPAEFFGRDDQFMAVAYLEGPPTNCGPHWLRP, from the coding sequence GTGCACTTCCCCGACCTTCCCATAACTGCTGCACTGCCAGACCTACTTTCCGCATTGGCTACGCACGAGCGGGTGGTGCTGCAAGCGCCGCCGGGCGCGGGCAAAACCACTGTGGTGCCGCTGGCCTTACTCGAAGCTGCTTGGCGCGACGGAGGCCGAATTCTGGTATTGGAGCCTCGGCAACTAGCGGCCCGCGCGGCCGCCAACCGATTGGCCAAGCTGCTCGGCGAAACCGTGGGCGAAACGGTAGGCTACCGGGTCCGGTTGGAAAGCAAAGTATCGGCCCGCACCCGGATCGAGGTTATCACCGAAGGCATCCTGACGCGCCTAATTCAGGACGACCCGGCGCTAGAAGGGGTAGCGGCGGTAGTGTTCGACGAATTTCACGAACGGAGCCTGCGGGCGGATCTTGGGCTGGCCCTCACGCTGGATGTGCAAGCCGTGCTGCGGCCTGAACTGCGGATTTTGGTGATGAGCGCCACGCTGGAAGCCGAACGGTTAGGCAGCTGGCTAAATGCCCCTGTAGTTAGTAGCGCCGGCTTTCTGTTTCCGGTCGAGACGCACTACCTGAGTCCACGCCAAGCCGCTGTGGGCGGCACGCGGCCCGCTGAAAGAGTAGCCGCGCTGGTACCAACCGCGGTGCGCGAAGCACTTCGTACCCATTCTGAAGGCGACGTTCTGGTGTTTCTGCCGGGCCTTGCTGATTTGCGCCGGGTAGCTGACAAGCTAGAGCCTGCCCTACCCGAAACCACGCGCTTGCACCTGTTGCACGGCGAGTTGCCGCTCGAACAGCAAGACGCGGCCCTGCGCCCTGCGCCGGCAGGCTACCGCAAAGTTGTACTCAGCACCGCAATTGCCGAAACCAGCCTTACCATTGAGGGAGTACAGGTAGTGGTGGATGGTGGCTTTGCGCGGGTGCCGCGTTTCCAAGCCCGCACGGGCTTCACTACGCTCGAAACTGTACCCGTCAGCCAAGCCGCCGCCGATCAGCGCCGCGGCCGCGCAGGTCGGTTGGGTCCTGGCACCTGCTACCGCCTCTGGACCACCGCCGAGCACGCCGCTCTCCCTGCGCACCTGCCACCCGAAATTCTCACTGCTGATCTTAGTGGCTTGGCCCTGGAATTGGCGCTATGGGGTGCCACTCCCGCCGGACTACGTTGGCTCGATACGCCCCCTACTCCTGCCCTAGCCTTAGCCAACGACTTATTGCGTCGGCTCGGAGCCGTGGAGGCCACCGCCGATAAGCAACTGGACTCTGTAGTGAACGAGGACTACGCTGCTTCTACCGCAATTGCCAACGTTTCACCGTCCGTTCCTATCAAGCCCACAGCCCACGGCCGGGCGCTGGCACGGCTCGGATTAGCGCCTCGCTTAGGCCACTTAGTGGTGCGAGGTCACGAACTAGGACATGGCCCGGCTGCCGCGGCTTTAGCGGCATTGCTTTCCGAACGCGACGTGCTGCGCGCCGCCGATGCGCACCCTACCCCACCTGATTTGCGGCTGCGCTTTGAAACCATTGCGCATGGCCGCCCGGCCCTACCGGGCTTGCTGGTGCAGCACAACACGCTGCACCGCGTCCGGGATGCGGCCCGCAATTTGCGCCAGCGCTGCGGCATCCGCGACACGGCTACCTCCGCCGATGCTGATGCGGCAGGCTTACTCACGGCTCTCACCTACCCCGACCGTATTGCCCAGCGCGAAACCACCGACCGAGTGCGCCTCGCCACTGGTCAGCGCGTACTGCTGCCCGCCGAGTTTTTCGGCCGCGACGATCAATTTATGGCAGTAGCGTACCTAGAAGGCCCGCCCACCAATTGCGGGCCGCACTGGCTGCGCCCGTGA
- a CDS encoding ATP-dependent helicase C-terminal domain-containing protein, with translation MRAALAAPVSRPELEQLFADQIEARDEVRWDAATGRVLARRLRRLGALVLSDTQLTQPDPELLAHALLDALRTAGIARLPWSESAVELRQRLAFLQHHFPNDWPDVSDEALAAELDEWLEPHLVGLKSLNEVSRLDWNELLLQRLPGGWTQRQELDRLAPSHLAVPSGSRVALDYTDPTAPVLAVKLQEVFGLLDTPFVAAGRVPLTLHLLSPGGRPAQVTRDLRSFWQTGYFEVRKDLRGRYPKHPWPDDPLTAIPTKLTKKRFEAGQ, from the coding sequence TTGCGGGCCGCACTGGCTGCGCCCGTGAGCCGCCCGGAGCTAGAGCAGCTATTTGCCGACCAGATTGAAGCCCGCGACGAGGTCCGGTGGGACGCTGCTACTGGCCGCGTGCTGGCCCGCCGCCTCCGCCGGCTCGGCGCGCTAGTGCTCTCGGACACCCAACTCACTCAACCCGACCCCGAGCTACTAGCGCACGCGCTACTAGATGCCTTACGCACCGCCGGCATTGCAAGATTGCCGTGGAGCGAGTCGGCGGTTGAGCTACGGCAACGGTTGGCTTTTTTGCAACATCACTTCCCAAACGATTGGCCTGATGTTTCAGATGAAGCCCTAGCAGCCGAACTAGACGAGTGGTTGGAGCCACATTTGGTCGGGTTGAAGAGTCTGAACGAAGTAAGCCGGCTCGACTGGAACGAGTTGCTGCTCCAACGCCTGCCCGGTGGCTGGACCCAACGACAAGAATTAGACCGCCTAGCTCCTTCGCACCTTGCCGTGCCAAGCGGCTCTCGCGTGGCCTTAGACTATACCGACCCTACTGCACCTGTGTTGGCTGTGAAACTGCAAGAGGTTTTTGGCTTGCTCGATACGCCGTTTGTGGCGGCAGGCCGGGTGCCACTTACCCTGCATCTTTTATCTCCCGGCGGCCGACCGGCGCAAGTCACCCGCGACTTACGCAGCTTCTGGCAGACGGGCTACTTCGAGGTGCGCAAAGACCTGCGCGGGCGCTACCCCAAGCACCCTTGGCCCGACGATCCGCTCACTGCTATTCCAACCAAACTCACTAAAAAACGCTTCGAGGCCGGTCAGTAA
- a CDS encoding DUF2490 domain-containing protein codes for MKSFLPSPSIQLLVLLLLSLASGAQAQTHRLTATPPSYRRFNSWLMVNSDARLNDKWGLHTEAQLREVKGPNAPQQKFLRIGANYYAANILVLSAGYAYTMSFPEGNDSELGSLPEHRSYQQLLLRFDSSRVQTQHRYRLEQRWVRRPGSGQFTYLNRLRYQLRLTLPLSSQKKVLPGTPYLTGYDEVFIGFGRNSDGNIFSQNRACLALGYQISHATSVEMGYLNQMASQEEMASLAANHILHLGLNFNPDFRKGKLTAESN; via the coding sequence ATGAAATCATTTTTACCCTCTCCTAGCATACAACTACTGGTTTTGTTGCTGTTGAGTTTGGCGAGCGGGGCGCAGGCACAAACGCACAGACTAACAGCTACTCCGCCCTCCTATCGGCGCTTCAACTCATGGCTGATGGTGAACAGCGACGCTCGCCTTAACGACAAGTGGGGCTTGCACACCGAAGCCCAGCTACGTGAGGTGAAAGGCCCAAACGCGCCGCAACAAAAGTTTTTGCGCATCGGCGCCAACTACTACGCGGCCAATATACTTGTGCTCTCGGCTGGTTATGCCTACACCATGTCGTTTCCTGAGGGCAACGATTCGGAACTAGGGAGCTTGCCCGAACACCGCAGCTACCAGCAGCTCCTGCTTCGCTTCGACAGCAGCCGGGTTCAGACGCAGCATCGGTACCGCTTAGAGCAACGTTGGGTACGTCGCCCTGGCAGCGGGCAATTCACCTATCTCAACCGCTTGCGTTATCAATTGCGCCTCACGTTGCCACTCAGCTCGCAAAAGAAAGTTCTACCGGGCACTCCCTACCTCACCGGCTACGACGAGGTATTTATTGGCTTTGGCCGCAATTCCGACGGCAATATTTTCAGCCAGAACCGTGCGTGCCTAGCTCTGGGGTATCAAATCAGCCATGCTACTTCGGTTGAAATGGGATACCTCAATCAGATGGCGTCACAAGAAGAAATGGCTTCTCTGGCCGCTAATCACATTCTTCATCTGGGCCTCAACTTCAATCCAGACTTCCGGAAAGGCAAGCTTACGGCTGAAAGCAACTGA
- a CDS encoding FRG domain-containing protein — protein sequence MSLSANDIHVTSWTDLQEALFRDTWDPRIGRFRSPFVYRGLRSSNWLLTTSLQRLGGEYQQLENHLLRNFRKYGRDFSQPGASVWNWLALAQHHGLPTRLLDWTYSPYVALHFATDDLEAYGDDGVIWAINYVLAAESLPPSLREALRAEGSNVFTPELLEPLCTTLRELELLRDEQFLLFLEPPSLDARIVHQYALFSLMNTARATLHEWLEQHPELYFRIIIPARLKWEIRDKLDQANITERVLFPGLGGLSRWLHRHYTPTPNQNRSNLEEDQISG from the coding sequence GTGTCGCTTTCCGCCAACGATATACACGTCACTTCCTGGACCGACTTGCAGGAGGCGCTTTTTCGCGACACTTGGGATCCGCGTATCGGTCGTTTTCGTTCGCCTTTCGTGTACCGGGGGCTGCGCTCTTCCAACTGGCTGCTCACTACCAGCTTGCAGCGCCTGGGCGGCGAATATCAGCAGCTGGAAAACCACTTGCTGCGCAACTTCCGCAAGTATGGCCGCGACTTCAGCCAACCCGGCGCTTCGGTGTGGAACTGGCTGGCGCTGGCGCAGCACCACGGCCTTCCCACCCGCCTCCTCGACTGGACCTATTCGCCCTACGTTGCCCTGCACTTTGCCACCGATGACTTAGAGGCTTATGGTGATGACGGGGTTATTTGGGCTATCAACTATGTGCTGGCTGCCGAATCGTTGCCTCCGAGCTTGCGCGAAGCTTTACGGGCGGAGGGCTCCAATGTATTCACGCCCGAACTGCTAGAACCCCTCTGCACCACGCTGCGGGAGTTGGAATTGTTGCGCGACGAGCAGTTTCTGCTGTTTCTGGAGCCCCCGTCTCTCGATGCCCGTATTGTGCATCAGTACGCACTATTCTCGTTGATGAATACGGCCCGCGCTACCTTGCACGAGTGGCTGGAACAGCACCCAGAGCTTTATTTTCGCATTATTATTCCGGCTCGGCTCAAGTGGGAAATTCGGGACAAGCTCGACCAAGCCAACATCACCGAGCGGGTACTTTTTCCGGGTCTCGGGGGCCTGAGCCGTTGGCTACACCGTCATTACACGCCTACTCCAAACCAAAACCGCTCGAACCTAGAAGAAGACCAGATTTCAGGATAG
- a CDS encoding oxidoreductase, whose protein sequence is MATDNKNWFITGVSTGFGKELAEYCLSKGDKVAATFRKQEQADEFTQKAGENGRGLVCEVTDEQQVKQAIAEAIQALGHIDVVVNNAGYGSMGSIEEISAQEVQRQFDVNVFGPLHVLRAVLPHLRERKSGHILNITSIGGLKTFPGVGVYNASKFALEAIGESLAQQVKPLGIHVTNIEPSGFRTDWAGRSASFVDTAIEDYRATVGENLKGIQSYSGKQPGDPQRAAKAMFDLVRQENPPLHLPLGKAAVKGARDKFTNLLQELESVAAIGDAADFPEGE, encoded by the coding sequence ATGGCAACTGACAACAAAAACTGGTTTATCACCGGCGTAAGTACCGGGTTTGGCAAAGAGCTAGCCGAGTACTGCCTTAGCAAAGGAGACAAAGTAGCCGCTACTTTCCGCAAGCAAGAGCAAGCCGACGAATTCACGCAGAAAGCTGGCGAAAACGGCCGTGGCTTGGTTTGCGAAGTAACCGACGAACAGCAAGTAAAGCAGGCCATAGCCGAAGCCATTCAGGCCCTCGGTCACATCGACGTGGTGGTAAATAATGCGGGCTATGGCTCCATGGGCAGCATCGAGGAAATTTCGGCCCAAGAAGTACAGCGCCAGTTCGACGTGAACGTGTTTGGGCCGCTGCACGTGCTGCGGGCGGTGCTGCCGCACCTACGGGAGCGGAAAAGTGGCCATATACTTAACATCACGAGCATTGGCGGCCTGAAAACCTTCCCAGGTGTAGGCGTCTACAATGCCAGTAAGTTTGCCCTTGAAGCTATTGGCGAGAGTCTGGCTCAGCAAGTGAAACCCCTCGGCATTCACGTTACCAATATTGAGCCTAGCGGCTTCCGCACCGATTGGGCTGGCCGCTCCGCCAGCTTCGTCGATACGGCCATCGAAGACTACCGCGCCACAGTAGGCGAAAACCTAAAAGGCATTCAGAGCTACAGTGGCAAGCAGCCCGGCGACCCGCAGCGCGCTGCCAAAGCCATGTTCGACTTGGTGCGCCAAGAGAATCCACCGTTGCACTTGCCTCTCGGTAAAGCAGCTGTGAAAGGCGCCCGTGACAAGTTCACGAACCTACTGCAAGAGCTGGAAAGCGTAGCCGCCATTGGTGACGCCGCTGATTTTCCGGAGGGAGAATAA
- the guaB gene encoding IMP dehydrogenase, translating to MADYATSNSKIAFEALTYDDVLLLPAYSEVLPRDTDPSAQLTRNIRLKLPFVSAAMDTVTESEMAIALAQEGGIGIIHKNMSIRAQAELVRRVKRSESGMILDPFVLQEAATLADAKKLMRDNNIGGIPIVNEQRQLKGILTNRDLRFEKDMNRHVTEVMTHAPLVTAKAGTELADAEDILQESKVEKLPVVDTDGRLVGLITYKDIRKRRRTPNACKDEYGRLRVGAAVGVTPDLLDRVAALVEAGVDVVSVDTAHGHSKGVLDAVRELKQKFPKLEVIAGNVATAEGARALADAGADAVKVGVGPGSICTTRIIAGIGVPQLSAVLEAARGLEGTGVPLIADGGIKFSGDVVKALAAGASTIMIGSLLAGTEEAPGEVTLFEGRKFKSYRGMGSVEAMEDGSKDRYFQDAEDDVKKLVPEGIVGRVAYRGLAAEVLFQLAGGLRAGMGYCGAATIEALQQAKFVRITGAGLRESHPHDVQITQEAPNYSTK from the coding sequence ATGGCCGATTACGCCACCTCCAATTCCAAAATCGCCTTCGAGGCGCTTACCTACGACGACGTCCTGCTGCTTCCCGCCTACTCGGAAGTACTGCCCCGCGACACCGATCCTAGCGCCCAACTCACTCGCAACATTCGCCTGAAGCTCCCCTTCGTTTCGGCCGCTATGGATACCGTTACGGAGTCGGAAATGGCTATTGCGCTGGCGCAGGAAGGTGGTATCGGTATCATTCATAAAAACATGAGCATCCGGGCGCAGGCTGAACTGGTGCGCCGCGTGAAACGCTCGGAAAGCGGGATGATTCTCGACCCGTTTGTATTGCAAGAAGCTGCTACTCTCGCCGACGCCAAGAAGCTGATGCGCGACAACAACATTGGTGGTATTCCTATCGTCAATGAGCAGCGCCAACTCAAAGGCATCCTCACCAACCGCGACCTGCGCTTCGAAAAGGACATGAACCGGCACGTAACGGAGGTTATGACCCATGCGCCCCTCGTAACCGCCAAAGCCGGCACCGAATTAGCCGATGCCGAGGATATTCTGCAAGAATCGAAAGTAGAAAAGCTACCCGTTGTTGATACCGACGGCCGGTTAGTGGGCCTCATCACCTACAAAGACATTCGGAAGCGCCGCCGCACCCCCAATGCGTGCAAAGACGAATACGGCCGCCTGCGCGTAGGCGCCGCAGTCGGTGTGACCCCCGATCTGCTGGACCGGGTAGCGGCCCTCGTGGAAGCGGGCGTAGACGTAGTAAGCGTAGACACGGCTCACGGCCACAGCAAAGGCGTACTGGACGCCGTCCGTGAACTGAAGCAGAAATTTCCCAAGCTGGAAGTAATAGCTGGCAACGTGGCCACTGCCGAAGGAGCCCGTGCCTTAGCCGATGCCGGCGCCGATGCCGTGAAAGTAGGCGTTGGGCCGGGTTCTATCTGTACCACTCGCATCATTGCGGGCATTGGCGTGCCGCAGCTTTCAGCGGTACTCGAAGCGGCCCGCGGCCTCGAAGGCACCGGCGTTCCGCTTATTGCCGATGGAGGCATCAAGTTCTCCGGGGATGTGGTGAAAGCCTTAGCCGCCGGAGCCAGTACCATTATGATTGGCTCGTTGCTGGCTGGCACCGAGGAGGCTCCTGGTGAAGTGACGCTCTTTGAAGGACGCAAATTCAAGAGCTACCGCGGTATGGGCTCGGTGGAGGCTATGGAAGACGGCTCGAAAGACCGGTATTTCCAAGATGCTGAAGATGACGTAAAGAAGTTGGTACCCGAAGGCATTGTGGGCCGCGTAGCCTACCGGGGCCTCGCTGCCGAAGTGCTGTTTCAGCTAGCGGGCGGCTTGCGAGCCGGAATGGGCTACTGCGGCGCCGCTACCATCGAAGCGCTTCAGCAAGCTAAGTTCGTGCGTATCACGGGGGCCGGCCTCCGCGAGTCGCACCCCCACGATGTGCAGATTACGCAAGAAGCTCCAAATTATAGCACCAAGTAA
- a CDS encoding PP2C family protein-serine/threonine phosphatase produces MPFRQKLKAVTFPLTVLSWLLLLLSTLSNTNGRAAEWLGGPWPEWVTLTAQAAFAAGAFVFQRGRPDPLHGNDFVGLLRRLLLGPGMLATVCVGLHLLERLVQAKLPTDDQTFYACIYTINLALFVTLLAYTNYSWRSLVLFRASPLIQRQWVWFEVLLGFTLLFRLLDWVPPHPLDYVIVGGLGIFGVYLSGNQQWVAYLNRRQKWEAVLLQIAIMLAMAVFVAYFLRIRNDLKLVAPAPQHAFLLLNAFFATFYAFMGLMVTVFNLPTAGVFEQKREEILSMQRLTQLIQKGQNEEEVYAMLFDSAVQTMDADAAWLTLEEDNDVTTVQRYRVSQEQVNEVQRLLQEYKLHQIEYLNNDLASSSGFRELNLPYNSLIVMPLRSAKRRYGALYMLKGHRYGFDRENLSILQTFASQTVLSIENLQLVHISLENQRVQEELKIASAVQDSLIPKDLPIDSWFDISSYAASAKEVGGDFYDFLHLPGRQLAILIGDVSGKGVTAAFHVAQMKGIFHALMQENHLARSEREKFPVPSRFMTQANTALARCLERSAFVTASLYIIDYENAGFVFARAGHCHTLYYHSIKEEVSYFQTAGLGLGIIRNDSYEKHIKNQFYDYNPGDVMVIYTDGIVEARNAEQEEYGEQRLHDMLEQTFSMEADEIKEHILNDLAQFSAGQPMHDDQTLLVVKFKSAQPDTLN; encoded by the coding sequence ATGCCCTTTCGCCAGAAGCTGAAAGCTGTTACTTTTCCTCTCACCGTCCTTAGCTGGCTGTTGCTGCTACTAAGCACGCTAAGCAATACCAATGGCCGCGCCGCCGAGTGGCTAGGTGGTCCCTGGCCCGAATGGGTAACCTTGACTGCTCAAGCGGCTTTTGCTGCTGGGGCCTTCGTTTTCCAACGTGGCCGCCCCGACCCTTTGCATGGCAACGATTTTGTTGGCTTGCTTCGACGCTTGTTGTTAGGGCCTGGTATGCTGGCTACTGTCTGCGTAGGGTTGCATTTGCTTGAACGGCTTGTGCAGGCGAAGCTACCGACCGATGACCAAACCTTTTATGCCTGTATTTACACCATAAATCTGGCCTTGTTTGTCACGCTTCTGGCGTACACAAACTATTCTTGGCGCAGCTTGGTGCTTTTTCGAGCCTCCCCGCTTATCCAGCGCCAATGGGTATGGTTTGAAGTGTTGCTCGGCTTTACGCTGCTTTTTCGCTTGCTTGATTGGGTACCACCCCACCCCCTCGATTACGTGATAGTAGGTGGGTTGGGCATATTCGGGGTATATCTGAGCGGCAATCAGCAGTGGGTGGCCTACCTGAACCGTCGGCAGAAATGGGAAGCGGTGTTGCTGCAAATCGCCATTATGCTGGCTATGGCCGTGTTTGTGGCTTACTTCCTACGAATTCGCAACGACCTGAAATTGGTGGCTCCGGCACCGCAACATGCCTTCTTGCTCCTCAACGCTTTCTTCGCGACCTTCTATGCCTTTATGGGGCTGATGGTTACCGTCTTCAACCTACCCACGGCCGGTGTATTCGAGCAAAAGCGCGAAGAGATTTTGAGCATGCAGCGCTTGACGCAGCTTATCCAAAAGGGCCAGAACGAGGAAGAAGTGTACGCTATGCTTTTCGATTCGGCTGTCCAAACCATGGATGCCGACGCGGCTTGGCTCACGCTCGAAGAAGATAATGACGTGACTACCGTGCAACGCTACCGAGTGTCGCAGGAGCAGGTCAACGAAGTGCAGCGCCTACTGCAAGAGTACAAGCTGCACCAAATTGAATACCTCAACAACGACCTGGCGAGCAGTAGCGGTTTTCGCGAACTGAACTTACCTTACAATTCTTTGATTGTGATGCCGTTGCGCTCGGCCAAGCGCAGATACGGAGCGCTTTACATGCTGAAGGGACACCGATACGGCTTCGACCGCGAAAACTTGAGCATTCTTCAAACCTTCGCTAGCCAGACGGTACTTAGCATCGAGAACCTACAATTGGTGCATATCTCACTGGAAAATCAGCGGGTGCAGGAAGAGCTGAAAATTGCTTCGGCGGTACAAGACAGCCTCATTCCCAAGGACCTGCCCATCGACAGTTGGTTTGATATCAGTTCCTACGCGGCCTCCGCCAAAGAAGTAGGCGGCGACTTTTATGATTTCCTGCATTTGCCGGGCCGCCAACTGGCCATTCTGATCGGCGACGTATCGGGCAAAGGGGTAACGGCAGCTTTCCACGTGGCGCAGATGAAAGGCATTTTCCACGCGCTGATGCAAGAAAACCACTTGGCCCGCTCGGAGCGCGAGAAGTTTCCGGTGCCAAGCCGCTTCATGACGCAAGCCAACACAGCTCTCGCACGCTGCTTGGAACGGTCCGCTTTCGTTACGGCCTCTCTCTACATCATCGACTACGAGAATGCCGGGTTTGTATTTGCGCGGGCCGGCCACTGCCACACGCTTTACTACCACTCTATTAAGGAGGAGGTTTCCTATTTTCAAACTGCCGGCTTGGGCTTGGGCATCATTCGGAACGACTCCTACGAAAAGCACATCAAGAATCAGTTCTACGACTACAATCCGGGCGACGTGATGGTGATTTACACCGACGGAATTGTGGAAGCACGCAACGCCGAACAAGAAGAATACGGCGAGCAGCGTCTGCACGACATGCTAGAACAGACTTTCTCGATGGAGGCAGATGAAATTAAGGAGCATATTTTAAATGATTTAGCGCAGTTTAGTGCTGGCCAGCCTATGCACGACGATCAAACGCTATTGGTCGTCAAGTTCAAATCCGCTCAACCCGACACCTTGAACTGA
- a CDS encoding STAS domain-containing protein codes for MKITQHSSAGTLTLILDGELDASSSVLLDTELAKPETLQFQKVLINCKQLNYISSAGLGVFISHLQQFQDAGVKLVFFNMQDKVYNVFEILGLDTLMTIVPSEEEATAA; via the coding sequence ATGAAAATAACTCAACATTCTTCCGCCGGTACGCTTACTCTAATTCTTGACGGTGAACTGGATGCTAGCTCATCGGTATTGCTGGATACAGAGTTGGCTAAGCCCGAAACACTTCAGTTTCAGAAGGTGCTCATTAACTGCAAGCAGCTGAATTACATTTCTTCGGCTGGCCTTGGAGTTTTTATTTCTCACTTACAGCAGTTTCAGGATGCCGGTGTGAAGCTGGTATTCTTCAACATGCAAGACAAAGTGTATAACGTCTTTGAAATTCTTGGCCTCGACACGCTGATGACGATTGTGCCATCGGAAGAAGAGGCAACTGCCGCATAA
- a CDS encoding ATP-binding protein, which translates to MKNALRISCSRVNLKAVRDFVAASLLDCNLSNTQLNQIILAVDEVVANLIIHANGEDESQYLDLAIDIKDQLFAIEIFDNAATFYSPSTYHEPDLTEFIRQGKRGGVGMTLVNRIMDRVEFTSNGGQNVCRLFKHLVYE; encoded by the coding sequence ATGAAAAACGCACTTCGGATTAGTTGTAGCCGAGTCAACCTGAAGGCTGTCCGCGACTTTGTTGCGGCTTCCCTGCTAGATTGCAACCTATCGAATACGCAGCTCAACCAAATTATACTCGCTGTAGATGAGGTAGTTGCTAACCTTATTATCCACGCTAATGGTGAGGATGAGTCGCAATACCTAGACCTTGCCATCGATATTAAGGATCAGTTATTCGCTATCGAGATATTCGATAACGCCGCTACCTTCTACAGCCCCTCCACCTACCACGAACCCGATTTGACGGAATTCATTCGCCAAGGAAAAAGAGGTGGGGTGGGTATGACCCTAGTCAACCGGATCATGGACCGGGTGGAATTCACGAGCAATGGCGGCCAGAACGTTTGTCGGCTGTTCAAGCACCTGGTGTATGAATGA